The genomic DNA AAGCCCGGCCCGTGCTCGTCGCTGATGTCCGGCTCCACCGCCGGCGTGAGCTGCACCAACCCGGTCCCGAACGCGACCGAGCGGGCGCAGGTCGAAGCCAACTACGGCGGCGGCTTCGCGAGCCTCGTGCCGATGGACGGACGCATCGTCGTCGACGCGCCCTGACCGTCGGACCGCACGTACGACACCCCCGTGGCCGGGGCGGAGACTCCCCGGCCACGGGCCACGGCCGGCCCGTACGCGCGCATTCCCGTCCGGAAAGCCGGGGGAATTCGCCCCGGGATACCACAGACCGCCCGCGCCCCGAATCACCCCCGTCCGCGTACCGGCTGATCGTCGTGTGTGAGGGTGGCACCATGCCGAACACGCCGACCTTCGTCCTCGTCCACGGGGCGTTCGCGAACTCCTTCTCCTTCGCGCCGCTCCAGGCGGAACTCGCTCTGCGCGGACACCGCTCCCTCGCGATCGACCTGCCGGGCCACGGATTCGCCGCCACGTTCCCCGCGGCCTATCAGGCCCCGCAGGATCTCGGCGCGCTCGCCACCACTCCCGGCGGCATCAAGGGCGTCACGCTCGCCGAGAACGCGGCCCATCTCATCGGTGTCCTGGAACGGGCGAAGCGGCACGGCCCGGCGATCGTCGTCGCCCACAGCCGAGGCGGCATCACCGCCACCGCCGCCGGCAACGCCCGTCCCGACCTGATCGACCGTCTCGTCTACGTCTCCGCCTGGTGCCCCGTCGACCTCGACGTGAACGACTACTACGCCGAGCCCGAGATGGCCGGAGTCGACGCGGCCGGGCTCGCCCGGGCCCTCGCCGGCGACCCGGCCGCGCTCGGCCTGATCCGTACCAACTTCCGCACCGCGGACCCCGAGGCGCTCGCCGCCTTCCGGCAGGCGTTCGCCGCCGACCTCACCGACGACGAGTTCCGGACCTTCCTCAACACCTTCCAGCCCGACGAGAACCTGGACGCCGGCTCGTCCGCGGACCGCGCGCAGGCGGCCACCTGGGGCCGGATCCCGCGCAGTTACGTGCGGCTGGCGGACGACGTCAGCATGCCGCCCGCCATGCAGGACCGGCTGATCCGCGAAGCGGACGCCCTCACCCCCGGCAACCCGTTCGACGTGCACACCGTGCCGGGTGGCCATCTGCGCTGGCTGGTGCACCCGGAACCGGCCGCCGACGTCCTGTCGGGGCTCGCGGCGGGCTGACCGGACGGGGCGACCGGGGTGCGGGGCGCCCGGCTGTCACCAGCCGACGGCGACCACCATCCACTGCGGGTTCCGGACCGAGACGAACGACGACTGCTCGGCGACATCGTCGTACGGGAAGCCGTACGCCAGGCTGCCGATCGCGTGCTGGTGCCAGAACTGGGCGTAGTAGTTGGCGGGACCCTGCCGGTAGAAGCGGCTCGGGTCGCCCCACTGGTTCTGCGGCAGCTCGGCGACGTGCCGGTTGAGCGCCGCGCAGCCGGGGGCGTCGCCCGC from Streptomyces sp. CMB-StM0423 includes the following:
- a CDS encoding alpha/beta fold hydrolase, which translates into the protein MPNTPTFVLVHGAFANSFSFAPLQAELALRGHRSLAIDLPGHGFAATFPAAYQAPQDLGALATTPGGIKGVTLAENAAHLIGVLERAKRHGPAIVVAHSRGGITATAAGNARPDLIDRLVYVSAWCPVDLDVNDYYAEPEMAGVDAAGLARALAGDPAALGLIRTNFRTADPEALAAFRQAFAADLTDDEFRTFLNTFQPDENLDAGSSADRAQAATWGRIPRSYVRLADDVSMPPAMQDRLIREADALTPGNPFDVHTVPGGHLRWLVHPEPAADVLSGLAAG